Proteins encoded by one window of Enterococcus saccharolyticus subsp. saccharolyticus:
- a CDS encoding class II fructose-bisphosphate aldolase, which yields MPLVSGTEIFKAARQGGYAVGAYNTNNLEWTQAILEAAQAKNAPVLIQTSMGAAKYMGGYKLVVHMVEDLIESMNITVPVVLHLDHGEYDDALECIEAGYTSVMFDGSHLPFEENLKLAKDVVEKAHAKGVSVECEVGSIGGEEDGIIGSGELADIDECVQMVNTGIDFLACGIGNIHGAYPENWTGLAFDHLQAIADAVGQEVPLVLHGGSGIPQEQIEKAISMGVSKINVNTEFQLSFAKATREYIEAGKDLEGKGFDPRKLLAPGKAAIVKDAIEHIEWFGSADKA from the coding sequence ATGCCATTAGTATCAGGTACTGAAATCTTTAAGGCAGCTCGCCAAGGCGGTTATGCTGTAGGTGCGTACAATACAAACAACTTAGAATGGACTCAAGCAATTCTTGAAGCTGCTCAAGCGAAAAACGCTCCAGTATTAATCCAAACTTCTATGGGTGCTGCAAAATACATGGGTGGTTACAAATTAGTCGTACACATGGTTGAAGATTTAATTGAATCAATGAACATCACTGTACCAGTAGTATTACACTTAGACCATGGTGAATACGATGATGCATTAGAATGTATCGAAGCTGGATATACTTCAGTTATGTTTGATGGTTCTCACTTACCATTTGAAGAAAACCTAAAATTAGCTAAAGACGTTGTTGAAAAAGCACATGCTAAAGGTGTTTCTGTAGAGTGTGAAGTTGGTTCAATCGGCGGAGAAGAAGATGGAATCATCGGTTCTGGCGAATTAGCTGACATCGACGAATGTGTACAAATGGTTAACACTGGTATTGACTTCTTAGCATGCGGTATCGGTAACATCCACGGTGCTTACCCAGAAAACTGGACTGGTTTAGCATTTGACCACTTACAAGCTATCGCTGATGCTGTAGGTCAAGAAGTACCATTAGTATTACACGGTGGATCAGGTATCCCTCAAGAACAAATCGAAAAAGCAATCTCAATGGGTGTTTCTAAAATTAACGTAAATACTGAATTCCAATTATCATTTGCTAAAGCAACTCGTGAATACATTGAAGCTGGCAAAGATTTAGAAGGAAAAGGTTTTGACCCTCGTAAATTATTAGCACCAGGTAAAGCTGCTATCGTTAAAGATGCAATTGAACACATTGAATGGTTCGGTTCAGCTGATAAAGCTTAA
- a CDS encoding CTP synthase, with amino-acid sequence MTKYIFVTGGVVSSIGKGIVAASLGRLLKNRGLNVTIQKFDPYINVDPGTMSPYQHGEVFVTDDGAETDLDLGHYERFIDINLNQYSNVTTGKVYSEVLRKERKGEYLGATVQVIPHITNEIKDKIMRAATTTDADIIITEVGGTVGDIESLPFLEALRQMKADVGSDNVLYIHTTLIPYLKAAGEMKTKPTQHSVKELRSLGIQPNILVVRTEQPVSQGTKDKLAQFCDVAPEAVIESLDVDTLYSIPLNLQKQKMDQIVCDYLKIDAPEADMTEWQALEEKVLNLKKSVRIALVGKYVELPDAYLSVVEALKHAGFADDADIDIDWVNAAEITAENVAAQLKEADGILVPGGFGDRGIEGKIEAIRYARENDVPFLGICLGMQLACVEFARNVVGLDGAHSAETDPNTPHNIIDLMADQENVENLGGTLRLGLYPCQLKAGTKTAAAYNDESVVQERHRHRYEFNNDYREQFEEKGLVFSGVSPDNRLVEIVEFPENKFFVACQFHPELISRPNRPQRLIQAFVDASLENK; translated from the coding sequence ATGACGAAATATATTTTTGTAACTGGCGGTGTTGTTTCTTCCATTGGTAAAGGAATTGTCGCAGCATCTTTAGGACGTTTATTAAAAAACCGTGGCTTGAACGTAACGATTCAAAAATTTGATCCATACATTAATGTCGATCCTGGAACAATGAGTCCTTACCAACATGGAGAGGTTTTTGTAACGGATGATGGCGCAGAAACAGATTTGGATTTAGGTCATTACGAGCGCTTTATTGATATTAATTTAAACCAATACTCCAACGTGACAACAGGGAAAGTATATTCTGAAGTGTTGCGCAAAGAACGTAAAGGGGAATATTTGGGCGCAACGGTGCAAGTCATTCCTCATATTACAAATGAAATTAAAGATAAAATTATGCGTGCTGCAACAACCACAGATGCCGATATTATTATTACTGAAGTCGGTGGGACAGTGGGCGATATTGAATCTTTACCGTTCTTAGAAGCTTTACGCCAAATGAAAGCAGATGTGGGTAGCGATAATGTGTTGTACATTCATACCACATTGATTCCTTACTTAAAAGCAGCCGGCGAAATGAAAACTAAACCAACCCAACATAGTGTAAAAGAATTACGTAGCTTAGGGATTCAACCAAATATCTTAGTGGTACGTACGGAACAACCTGTTTCTCAAGGAACAAAAGATAAATTAGCTCAATTTTGTGATGTAGCACCAGAAGCGGTGATTGAATCGCTGGATGTGGATACTCTTTATTCGATTCCATTGAACTTACAAAAACAAAAAATGGACCAAATTGTCTGTGATTACTTAAAAATCGATGCACCAGAAGCGGACATGACTGAATGGCAAGCATTAGAAGAAAAAGTATTGAACTTGAAAAAATCGGTACGTATTGCTTTAGTTGGTAAATATGTGGAATTACCAGATGCGTATTTATCTGTCGTTGAAGCATTAAAACATGCTGGTTTTGCTGACGACGCTGATATTGATATTGATTGGGTGAATGCTGCAGAAATTACAGCTGAGAACGTGGCAGCACAATTAAAAGAGGCAGATGGTATCTTAGTACCGGGTGGCTTTGGTGATCGTGGGATTGAAGGGAAAATTGAAGCGATTCGCTATGCCCGTGAAAATGACGTGCCATTCTTAGGGATTTGTTTAGGGATGCAATTAGCATGTGTGGAATTCGCTCGAAATGTCGTTGGTTTAGACGGTGCCCATTCAGCTGAAACCGATCCAAACACACCGCATAACATTATCGATTTAATGGCTGACCAAGAAAATGTGGAAAACTTAGGTGGAACTTTACGTTTAGGGTTGTATCCTTGTCAATTAAAAGCAGGGACCAAAACAGCTGCAGCATACAACGATGAATCAGTGGTTCAAGAACGTCATCGTCATCGTTATGAATTTAACAATGATTACCGTGAACAGTTTGAAGAAAAAGGGTTAGTCTTCTCTGGCGTTTCACCAGATAACCGTTTAGTAGAAATCGTGGAGTTTCCGGAAAATAAATTCTTTGTGGCATGTCAATTCCATCCAGAGTTAATTTCTCGCCCAAATCGTCCACAACGTTTAATCCAAGCTTTCGTTGATGCTTCATTAGAAAATAAATAA
- the glnA gene encoding type I glutamate--ammonia ligase codes for MPRVEYTAEQIKQIANEENVRFLRLMFTDIMGTIKNVEVPISQLDKVLDNKMMFDGSSIEGFVRIEESDMYLYPDVTTWMIFPWETDHGKVARLICDVYNPDGTPFAGDPRGNLKRSLKHMYDLGFTSFNLGPEPEFFLFKLDEDGEITTDLNDKGGYFDFAPTDMGENCRRDIVLELERMGFEVEASHHETAPGQHEIDFKYAEVIEACDNIQTFKLVVKTIARKHGLHATFMPKPLFGIAGSGMHCNMSLFKGEENVFFDENADKQLSETAYQFLAGLVEHARAYTAVCNPTVNSYKRLIPGFEAPVYVAWSGHNRSPLIRVPESRGLSTRLELRSVDPSANPYLAMAVLLEAGLDGIRRGLTPPPAVDRNIYVMTEEEREAAQIYDLPSTLHNALKQLRKDPTMVAALGDHIYGNFVEAKRMEWAAYRQSVSEWEREQYLELY; via the coding sequence ATGCCAAGAGTGGAATACACTGCAGAACAAATTAAACAGATTGCCAACGAAGAAAATGTACGCTTTTTACGCCTAATGTTTACAGACATTATGGGAACAATCAAAAATGTAGAAGTACCAATTAGCCAATTAGACAAAGTTTTAGACAATAAAATGATGTTTGATGGTTCTTCAATTGAAGGATTTGTTCGTATTGAAGAAAGTGACATGTACTTATATCCAGACGTAACAACATGGATGATCTTCCCTTGGGAAACAGACCACGGAAAAGTTGCACGATTAATTTGTGATGTTTACAACCCAGATGGTACTCCATTTGCAGGCGATCCACGTGGAAACTTAAAACGTTCATTAAAACATATGTATGATTTAGGATTCACTTCATTTAACTTAGGCCCAGAACCAGAATTTTTCTTATTCAAACTAGATGAAGATGGCGAAATCACAACAGATTTAAATGACAAAGGTGGTTACTTTGACTTTGCTCCAACCGATATGGGGGAAAACTGTCGTCGTGATATCGTATTAGAATTAGAAAGAATGGGCTTTGAAGTAGAAGCTTCTCACCATGAGACTGCTCCTGGTCAGCATGAAATTGATTTCAAATACGCTGAGGTTATTGAAGCGTGTGACAATATTCAAACATTTAAATTAGTTGTAAAAACAATTGCTAGAAAACATGGATTACATGCGACATTTATGCCAAAACCATTATTTGGTATCGCTGGTTCAGGTATGCACTGTAACATGTCTTTATTTAAAGGCGAAGAAAATGTCTTCTTCGATGAAAATGCTGACAAGCAATTAAGTGAAACAGCGTATCAATTTTTAGCTGGTTTAGTAGAACATGCACGTGCGTATACAGCAGTATGTAACCCAACTGTTAACTCTTACAAACGTTTAATTCCAGGATTTGAAGCACCGGTATATGTCGCATGGTCAGGACATAACCGTTCACCATTGATCCGTGTACCAGAATCTCGTGGGTTATCTACACGTTTAGAATTGCGTTCCGTTGACCCATCTGCGAATCCCTATTTAGCAATGGCTGTCTTATTAGAAGCTGGTTTAGACGGTATTCGTCGTGGGTTAACACCACCACCAGCCGTTGATCGCAATATCTATGTAATGACCGAAGAAGAACGTGAAGCAGCGCAAATCTATGATTTACCTTCAACACTTCACAATGCATTGAAACAATTGCGTAAAGACCCGACAATGGTTGCTGCATTGGGCGATCATATTTACGGCAATTTTGTTGAAGCGAAACGTATGGAATGGGCAGCGTATCGTCAATCTGTTTCTGAATGGGAAAGAGAGCAATATTTAGAGCTTTATTAA
- a CDS encoding MerR family transcriptional regulator, protein MREKELRRSMSVFPIGTVMKLTDLTARQIRYYEEQNLIHPERSEGNRRMYSLNDIDILLEIKDYLSDGLNMAGIKRVYEMKKAEEQAAREKQPLTDKDVRRIFYDEILSQGGLNHSQHFSNGPHL, encoded by the coding sequence ATGCGAGAAAAAGAACTTCGACGTTCCATGTCAGTTTTTCCAATTGGTACAGTCATGAAGTTAACTGATTTGACCGCGCGCCAAATTCGTTACTATGAAGAACAAAATTTAATTCATCCAGAACGAAGCGAAGGCAATCGCCGGATGTATTCGTTAAATGATATTGATATTTTGTTAGAAATTAAAGATTATCTCTCTGACGGATTGAATATGGCTGGAATCAAACGAGTTTATGAAATGAAAAAAGCAGAAGAACAAGCAGCGCGAGAGAAACAACCGCTAACAGATAAAGATGTTCGCCGTATTTTTTATGATGAAATTTTATCTCAAGGTGGATTAAATCATTCGCAACATTTTTCGAATGGTCCACACTTATAA
- the hflX gene encoding GTPase HflX, which produces METERVILVGVETEENYKNFEESMIELKSLTKTANGEVVFSLTQRRPQVDRQTLIGKGKLEELAQLADAHEADLIIFNHELTPRQSQLIGDAVGIPVIDRVQLILDIFAMRARSKEGKLQVELAQLDYLLPRLVGQGKNMSRLGGGIGTRGPGETKLETDRRHIRNKITIIKRELKEVAAHRERTRQKRKDNQTFQIGLIGYTNAGKSTILNILTSAQTYEQDQLFATLDPLTKKWRLPEGFEVTVTDTVGFIQDLPTQLIDAFHSTLEESQGMDLLLHVVDASAENRQQHEETVLNLMNQLELGSLPMLTIYNKADKTDVDQFVPTLFPNVLISAKSSKGKERLIQAIKLAIMESLEPYSFSLQQTEGKILNRLKRETLLLSSDYEEETQSYLLKGFAQPDSYAIRQMN; this is translated from the coding sequence ATGGAAACAGAACGAGTCATTTTAGTTGGTGTTGAAACCGAAGAGAACTATAAGAATTTTGAAGAATCGATGATTGAATTAAAAAGTTTAACCAAAACAGCAAACGGAGAAGTTGTTTTTTCTCTCACACAACGTCGTCCACAGGTGGATCGACAAACATTGATTGGAAAAGGGAAACTGGAAGAATTAGCCCAATTAGCCGATGCACATGAGGCGGATTTGATTATCTTTAATCATGAGTTGACACCACGCCAAAGCCAATTAATTGGAGATGCTGTGGGGATTCCTGTAATTGACCGTGTGCAATTGATTTTAGATATTTTCGCTATGCGTGCCCGTTCTAAAGAAGGGAAACTGCAAGTAGAATTGGCGCAGTTGGATTATCTATTGCCACGTTTGGTTGGCCAAGGGAAAAATATGTCGCGTTTAGGTGGAGGAATCGGTACAAGAGGACCCGGAGAAACCAAACTAGAAACCGATCGTCGACATATTCGAAATAAGATAACAATTATCAAACGTGAATTAAAAGAAGTGGCCGCGCATCGTGAGCGTACACGTCAAAAACGTAAAGACAATCAGACATTCCAAATTGGTTTGATTGGCTATACTAATGCGGGAAAATCCACTATTTTAAATATTTTAACCAGTGCACAGACGTATGAGCAAGATCAACTATTCGCCACATTAGATCCATTAACAAAAAAATGGCGCTTACCAGAAGGTTTTGAAGTAACGGTGACCGATACAGTTGGTTTTATTCAAGATTTGCCAACGCAATTAATTGATGCCTTTCATTCAACCTTAGAAGAAAGCCAAGGAATGGACTTGTTATTACACGTCGTCGATGCGAGTGCTGAAAATCGTCAGCAACACGAGGAGACAGTCCTAAACTTGATGAACCAACTTGAATTAGGTAGTCTACCGATGTTGACGATTTATAATAAAGCCGACAAAACGGATGTCGATCAATTTGTGCCAACACTATTTCCAAATGTGTTGATTTCTGCGAAGAGTTCAAAAGGCAAAGAACGCTTAATTCAAGCAATTAAATTAGCGATTATGGAAAGTTTAGAACCGTATTCTTTCTCTTTGCAACAAACTGAAGGGAAAATATTAAATCGCTTAAAACGAGAAACCTTGTTACTTTCTTCTGACTATGAAGAAGAGACACAAAGCTACTTGCTAAAAGGGTTCGCTCAACCGGATTCTTATGCCATTCGACAAATGAATTAA
- the miaA gene encoding tRNA (adenosine(37)-N6)-dimethylallyltransferase MiaA — MKKVLVIVGPTAVGKTALSIELAKKYNGEIISGDSMQVYRELTIGTAKVTEEETEGIPHYLIDIRDKEEAYSVSEFQQEARAWIADIHQRGKLPIIVGGTGLYIQALLYDFQLGGKTEDADTALRLKYEAFAHEHGKAALWQLLKETDPLAAEKIHFNNQRKVIRALEVFETTGESITAPKEEPQRLYDYFLIGLTTDREVLYQRINQRVDQMMANGLLDEAEKIKAIPDTQAALGIGYKEFLPYFQGQATLEEVAEEIKLHSRRYAKRQLTWFRNRLNPYWMDLVQHPETIVELEKTITQWLEAKEWKQNESF; from the coding sequence ATGAAAAAAGTTTTAGTAATTGTTGGGCCGACAGCTGTGGGGAAAACGGCTTTAAGCATTGAATTAGCAAAAAAATACAATGGGGAAATTATTAGTGGCGATTCCATGCAAGTCTATCGTGAATTAACGATTGGAACGGCTAAAGTAACCGAAGAAGAAACAGAGGGGATTCCGCATTATTTAATTGATATACGAGATAAGGAAGAAGCGTACTCGGTATCAGAGTTTCAACAAGAAGCACGTGCATGGATTGCGGACATTCACCAACGTGGAAAGTTGCCGATTATAGTTGGCGGTACGGGCTTATATATTCAAGCGTTGCTTTATGATTTTCAATTAGGTGGCAAAACAGAAGATGCAGATACAGCCCTTCGTTTGAAATATGAGGCGTTTGCTCATGAACACGGTAAAGCCGCTTTGTGGCAATTACTAAAAGAGACAGATCCGTTAGCTGCCGAAAAAATCCATTTTAATAATCAACGTAAAGTCATTCGAGCATTGGAAGTATTCGAAACAACCGGTGAGAGTATTACGGCACCCAAAGAAGAACCACAACGCTTGTATGATTACTTTTTAATTGGATTGACAACGGATCGTGAAGTCTTGTATCAACGTATTAATCAACGAGTGGATCAAATGATGGCCAACGGTTTATTAGACGAAGCAGAAAAAATCAAAGCTATTCCGGACACACAAGCAGCTTTAGGTATTGGGTACAAAGAATTTCTCCCTTACTTTCAAGGGCAAGCAACTTTAGAAGAAGTTGCAGAAGAAATTAAACTGCATTCTCGTCGGTATGCTAAGCGTCAATTGACGTGGTTTCGCAATCGTTTGAATCCGTATTGGATGGATTTGGTTCAGCATCCCGAAACAATCGTTGAACTCGAAAAAACAATCACGCAATGGTTGGAGGCGAAAGAATGGAAACAGAACGAGTCATTTTAG
- a CDS encoding glycerophosphodiester phosphodiesterase, with protein MQIFAHRGSSGTRPENTLPAFAEAVRIGVDGIELDVQLTKDQQVIVMHDETVDRTTDGKGAIIDKTLAEIKKLNAGSWFDERYSSTKVPTLKEVVDLLVARNYRGILGIELKTDKEAYPGIEEKVSALMTSQQWPFTYWYSSFNMDTLERIYALEPQTRIDFIMDKADVPPLVFEKTEIQGIHPNIEWVWANAEEIAAFDLAIRPWTVNKKEDVKRCIDCQVTGIFTDFPEMAMDIKRSYRGKK; from the coding sequence ATGCAAATTTTTGCCCATCGTGGAAGCAGTGGCACACGACCTGAAAATACATTGCCAGCTTTTGCTGAAGCCGTACGTATCGGCGTGGATGGTATTGAACTAGATGTGCAATTAACCAAGGATCAACAAGTGATTGTCATGCACGATGAGACCGTCGATCGTACCACTGATGGAAAAGGTGCAATTATTGACAAAACATTAGCAGAAATCAAAAAATTAAATGCAGGTAGTTGGTTTGATGAACGCTATTCATCCACCAAAGTGCCGACATTAAAAGAAGTAGTTGATTTACTGGTTGCGCGCAATTATCGAGGGATTTTAGGCATTGAACTAAAAACAGATAAAGAAGCCTATCCGGGAATCGAAGAAAAAGTATCTGCACTAATGACTAGTCAACAATGGCCGTTCACCTATTGGTATAGTAGTTTTAATATGGACACATTGGAGCGAATATATGCGCTTGAACCGCAGACGCGAATTGATTTTATTATGGACAAAGCAGATGTCCCTCCATTAGTGTTTGAAAAAACCGAAATTCAAGGAATCCATCCGAATATCGAATGGGTATGGGCAAATGCAGAAGAAATCGCCGCTTTTGATTTAGCCATACGTCCTTGGACTGTAAATAAAAAAGAAGATGTGAAACGTTGCATCGATTGCCAAGTAACAGGAATTTTTACAGATTTTCCTGAAATGGCAATGGATATCAAGCGTAGTTATCGAGGGAAAAAATGA